The Toxotes jaculatrix isolate fToxJac2 chromosome 14, fToxJac2.pri, whole genome shotgun sequence genome window below encodes:
- the plk3 gene encoding serine/threonine-protein kinase PLK3, translating to MDAGCFTATQRISCHTMNADLFKAVPERGPQQSSAPVKTSRNKLEQTKPELAQVVTDSKTGKSYSKGKLLGKGGFARCYEMTDLSTNKMYAVKVIPQSRVSKPHQRDKITNEIELHKTLSHKHVVKFSHHFEDHENIYIFLELCSRKSLAHIWKARHTLTEPEVRYYLRQIISGLKYLHSRGILHRDLKLGNFFVNENMELRLGDFGLAAKLETVEQRKKTICGTPNYLAPEVLNRQGHGTESDVWSLGCVMYTLMCGSPPFETLDLKETYKCIKEVRYNLPSTLSPAAQKLISGILQKNPSDRLTLDQILNHEFFTKGFTPDKLPPSSCVMVPELHPPSPAKKFFTKMAKSFFGKKKSKVEKIPCEEKDDKDFSKLVSGIVKCSINRQISHKTVGPNEVPSPTGQLVSSVPLEQTPAEEESRKSISRSFKGTMASSTEPCEDVLTPAAVAESAMKVLNSCLATMPAATRNPPCLSRPQSFLWVTKWVDYSNKYGFGYQLSNQSIGVLFNEGTHLSLCDQRKTVYYCLTNNKPLSFPASSLPEQLRSQKQIVELMANYMEQNLMEGGDLHCEEQVSDPPLLLQWVKTDHALVMLFNNGTLQVNFYTDHTKIILCKSSDDSYLLTYISRERVSCTYLLSMLNEMGCTSELRHRLRYVVQLLQHHADA from the exons ATGGATGCCGGTTGTTTCACCGCGACGCAGCGTATTTCGTGCCACACCATGAATGCGGATTTATTTAAGGCTGTTCCAGAGCGTGGACCCCAACAGTCCTCTGCCCCGGTGAAAACCAGCAGGAATAAACTCGAAcaaaccaaaccagagctgGCCCAGGTGGTGACAGACTCCAAGACAGGAAAATCTTACAGCAAAGGAAAGCTTTTGGGAAAG GGTGGCTTTGCTCGATGCTACGAGATGACGGACCTCTCCACCAACAAAATGTATGCCGTGAAGGTGATTCCACAGAgcagggtgtccaaaccacatCAGAGGGACAAG aTTACAAATGAGATCGAACTGCACAAAACCCTGTCACACAAGCACGTGGTGAAATTCTCTCATCATTTTGAAGACCATGAAAACATCTACATATTCCTCGAGCTCTGCAGTCGGAAG TCCCTAGCGCACATTTGGAAggccagacacacactcacagagccaGAAGTGCGATATTACCTCAGACAGATCATATCGGGCCTCAAATACCTCCACAGCAGAGGAATCCTGCACAGAGATCTCAAGCTAG gCAACTTCTTTGTCAATGAGAACATGGAACTGCGGCTGGGAGACTTTGGCCTCGCTGCCAAGCTGGAGACAGTCGAGCAGAGGAAAAA GACAATTTGTGGGACTCCCAACTACTTGGCTCCTGAGGTGCTCAACAGACAGGGCCACGGCACGGAGTCTGATGTATGGTCGCTTGGATGTGtcat GTACACACTGATGTGTGGCAGCCCTCCGTTTGAGACTCTTGACCTGAAGGAGACCTACAAATGTATCAAGGAAGTTCGGTACAACCTGCCCTCCACACTCTCCCCTGCTGCACAGAAACTCATCTCAGGCATTCTGCAGAAAAACCCCAGCGACAGACTCACACTGGATCAAATCCTCAACCATGAGTTCTTCACCAAA GGTTTCACTCCTGATAAGCTTCCCCCCAGCAGCTGTGTAATGGTGCCAGAGCTCCACCCCCCCAGCCCTGCCAAGAAGTTCTTCACTAAAATGGCCAAGAGCTTCTTTGGCAAGAAGAAATCAAAAG TGGAGAAGATTCCATGCGAGGAAAAAGATGACAAAGACTTTTCCAAGCTGGTTTCCGGCATCGTTAAATGTTCAATCAACCGCCAGATCAGCCACAAGACAGTGGGACCTAATgag GTGCCCTCACCCACCGGTCAGCTGGTCAGCTCTGTGCCTCTGGAACAGACTCCTGCTGAGGAGGAATCTAGGAAATCAATCTCTCGCTCCTTCAAGGGCACCATGGCCAGCAGCACTGAAC CATGTGAGGATGTCCTGACCCCTGCAGCTGTCGCTGAATCTGCCATGAAAGTTCTCAACAGCTGCCTGGCCACCATGCCTGCAG CCACCAGAAACCCACCCTGTTTGTCCAGACCACAGTCCTTCCTGTGGGTGACTAAATGGGTCGACTACTCAAACAAATACGGTTTTGGCTACCAGCTGTCGAACCAAAGTATTGGTGTGCTTTTCAATGAGGGAACACATCTCAGTCTTTGTGACCAACGCAA GACAGTCTACTATTGTTTGACCAACAACAAACCCTTAAGTTTCCCTGCCAGCTCTCTACCTGAGCAGCTTCGCAGCCAGAAACAAATTGTGGAGCTTATGGCAAACTACATGGAACAGAACCTCATGGAG GGTGGAGATCTGCACTGTGAAGAACAGGTCTCAgatcctcctctgctgctccagtGGGTGAAGACTGACCACGCTCTTGTCATGCTCTTCAACAACGGCACTCTGCAG GTTAATTTCTACACAGACCACACCAAGATCATCCTGTGCAAGTCATCTGATGACTCCTACTTACTCACCTACATCAGCCGGGAACGCGTCTCATGCACTTACCTCCTCAGCATGCTGAATGAGATGGGTTGCACCAGCGAGCTACGACACCGACTCCGATATGTGGTGCAGCTGCTCCAACACCACGCTGATGCCTGA